TGGTGATCTGGCGATAGGATGTCGAGTTACCCACCGACACGGCGCCGAGGAGCGTCAGGTCAGTGGTGTTGTAGGGGATGAGGCCGGTGCCAGAGAGGATCGATCCCGACACGGGCGCGACCGTGCGGTCCGAGACCGAGCCGGCGCCGAGCGCCACTCCGCCGAGGATCGTGGCCTGGGTGCCCCGGCCGAGCGCCAGCGCATCGGCGGCGGACGCGGTCGCCTGGTAGCCAAGCGCGGAAGAGCCCACCCCTTGCGCGAACGCGTCGGTGACCGGGAGCGTCGTGTCGTTGGTGCGCACATAGCGGATGCCGTCGCCATTGGCGTCCGTGTAGGCGGTCGAGGTGTCGCCGGCAAAATTGTTGATGGTGTTGCCGAGAGTGGTGATGTCGGCGGTGTTGGCGGCGATGTCGGTGGTGTTCTGCGTCACCTGCTGATTGGTGGCGAAGAGCTGCGAGCCATTGACGGCGTCGGTCGACGAGCCGCTCAACTGCCCGGCCGCTACGTTCTGGATCTGGCGCTCCGCGCCGACCGCGCCGACCGAGAACGCACCCGCCGGCGTGGTTCCGGCGAAGGTGTAGCTCACGCCGCCGATCGTCGTGCCGCCGACCGCGGTCGTGGTGCCGGACACCGAATTCAGACCGATCGCCACGTCGCCGGCATTGTTGGCCACGGCATTCGGGCCGATCGCCACCGAATCCGCCCCCAGCGCCTGGGAATCGGCGAGCGTCGAATTGGCGTGGAAATACTTGATGCCGCCGCCGGTGTTGATGTTGGTGACGGTGCTCGCGAGGCTGTCGACGGCTTGATTGGTCGCGAAGAGCTGCGAGCCGTTGACCGCGTCGGTCGAGGACCCGCTGATCCGCCCCGCCGCAAGATTGGTGAGCGTGCGTTCGGCGCCGGGCGCGCCGATGCTCACCGTCGAGGTCGGAGTGGTGCCCTGGAAGGCGTAGGTGGTGCCGTTGATCACCGCACTGGGCGTGCCGACCGCTACGGCGGTCACCGAACCAGAGCCCAGCGCGACATCGCCGGAGCTCGCCGTGGCGAGCGCGCCATTGCCCAGCGCGACATTGCCGACGAAGCCGGCGGCACCCGCGGTGGAGCCGTTGCCGAGCGCGACCGAGCCCTGCCCGATCGCCTTGTTGCTGTTGCCGATCGCGACCGCGCCGGCGGCCTGGTTGGCGGCGGTGGCGCTGGCCGTGCCGTCGCTGTTGGCAATATTGTTGGCGCCGCCGGTGAAGGCGCCGGTGCCGCTGGCATAGCTCGGATCGCCGATGGCGACCGCACCGTCGCCAAAGGCGGTGTTGCCGGAGCCGATGGAGACGGCCTTGCCGCCTGTGGCGACCGCATTGGTGCCCATGGCGACCGCCTCGGCGGAATCGGCCTTGGCGCTTGTGCCGAAAGCGATGGCGTCCTGCGCGCTCGCATTGGACGACTTACCGATCGCGCTGGCATTCACACCGCTCGCCGTGGCGCCAAGTCCCAGCGCGGTTGCGCTTGCGGCGGTCGCCGTGGCGTTGTTGCCCAGCGCGGTGGTGGAGGTGTCCGTGGCTTGAGCGCCCGAGCCCGCCGCGACCGAGCCCACGCCGCTCGACACGGCCGAATTGCCGAGGGCCAGCGCGAATTGACCCGAAGCCGTGGCGACGTTGCCAAGCGCAGCCGAGTTTATCGCCGTCGCATTGGCCTGGGGACCAATGGCAATGGCATTGGTTCCTCTCGCCATGGCATTGTAGCCGATCGACGTCGTTGCGTTGTTCGTGACGCCGATACCAGCGTTGGTGCCGATCGCGATGTTGTCGTTACCCGTCACCAAGCTGCCTGCGGACGCCTTGAGCGTGGCGTCATAGGCCACGGAGCCGTCGCCTGTTCCGAACGCGACATTGCGCGCTCCGGTTACGCCGGAGCCGGCGCCCCGCATTACGCTGGCGATGCCGCCGCCGATCGCGCTGTTCTGGGCGCCGCTCACGAGCGTGCCGGCGGCGATGCCCACCGCAAGGGAATTCGTATTGGCGGTGGTTGAGCCAGCGCCGGCGCCCTGTCCGACGGCAACCGTGCCGTCGCCACTGGCCAGCGCCTGCCCGCCGAGCGCGAGTGCAGTGTTCCCCGTCGCGCGAGCCAAATTGCCGATAGCGACCGCTGCGGGACCGGCCGCGTTGGCCTGATAGCCCGCAGCGAAAGCATAGATTGCGGTGGCCTGGGCCCGTGTTCCGATCGCGACTGCGTCGTCAGCTCCCCCGTTCGCGTTGATGCCCAAAGAGATCGCTTGAGCCCCGCTGGAGACCGCCCCACCGCCGATCGCGGTGCTGCTCACACCGCTGGCAGTGGAGGACTCGCCTAAAGCAAGGGCGTTTGCCTGGCTCGCGGACGCGTTCGAACCCAAGGCGACCGCATTGATGGCAGTGGCGTCGGCGCTAAGGCCCCCAGCAAAGGACCCGGAGCCTGAAGCGGTGGCCGTCGAGCCGAGGGCGACGGCGTTCGCCGCGCTTGCGGTGGTATTGACACCAAAGGCCGAAGCCCCGTCCGCCAGTGCGCGGGCGTTCCCGCCCACGGCAAGGGCATTGACGCCGGTCGCGTTCGCGAAGACACCCATGCCTATGGCGTTGAGGCCATTGACACCCATCGAATAACCGATGGCGATCGAAGCATCGCCCGTTGCGTTATTGGAAGTGCCCAACGCCAGGCTGTTCGGGTTATTCGCTTTAGCACCGTTACCGATGGCGACGGCGTTGCCGCCTGTCGCGGTTCCGCCGCCGGCGGCATACTGCGCCAGAGCCGGTGTGGCGAAGCCACCGAATGCGATCGCACCCAGTGCCACCGCCAGCATCCGGCCGCTGCCCATCGTCCCGAGTCCCAAGCCCCTGCGCCGCATACCCAACACGCGATGCGCGTTGCGCAGCGCCGCCATCAAGCGGCGCCGGAGCGAGCGGCTGTCGGCCGCGCCGGAGACCCAGTTTCCAGCGAAGCGGTCCGATCCGCGCCGGATGATTCGTTCTTGCCTGAAGTTCATTGCGAGAATGCCTCCTTTGGTGGGTCACGCTCGACCGCGGCAGGTTCCGCCGACCCTGCCGCTGATGCGTGTCTGCTCGAAAATGGGATGACGACATCGGCGCCGCGCGCGAGCAGCGCATGGCCCTGTTTTTCACCGATGGCCTCGACGCGATCGAGCGTATTTTCAAGCCAGGCGTCACCCTCCTCAGGCACTGCCTGGAGCGCCGCCGCGACCCGCTCGGTTGGGATCAGCGGCTCGAGATAGGACCGCACCGCCGCCAGATGGACGGCAGGCGTGTCATGCGCGTGAACGACGGCGGTGAGGCCGTAGAGATAATGGGCCAGCAGCATGTCCTGCTTGGCCAGGGGAACGCCATTTCCATAGCGCTTCTCGAGCGTCCTCGATGCCGACTCCAGCCAGTAGCCGATCTCCTCGGAAAGGCTTCGACCGATGGCCGTATCGTCGCTCATGTCCCCTCAGCCGCCTCGGAATCCGGAAATAGCCGGACCTGCTGGAGAAAGACATGTTTTCGGAAACTCGTATTTCAACAAATTGCTGTTTATTTGAAAATATACAGCAGATATTCGGGAGGTTAATACAAAATTACTTTAGTTATATCTTTTATAAGCCGACGCATAAATAAACTTGCAGTAAATTAGCACCACCTTACTCGTTGGCCTGCGATCGACCCTGCCGTGCTCGTACCTGCTGCGGGGTCGCGTTGCGATATTTCTTCATCATGGTGGTGAAGTGGCTCTGGCTCGAGAAGCCGCTCAAATCGGCAATGTCCGTGATCGACATGCGCCTGTCGACAAGCAGCTTTTCGGCAAAGTCCAGGCGAAGGCCAAGGACATACTGGTGCGGCGGCACCCCGAACGTCTTGGAGAAAGCGCGGGCGAAATGATAGGCGGAGAGATCGCATATGGCCGCCATCTCCGCCAGCGACAGCTTGCGCGAAAAATTCTGACCCAGAAATTCCTGTACCTGACGGGTATGCTTGGCCGACAACCCGCCTTTCGCGTTCAGCAATGGGCGTCCATCGAAATCAGTTTCCGAAAATACGGTTGGCAGATCATCGTCGCGCCGCAACTCGGCCTCCTGATGCCTGGCCCCCGCCAGTCCTAGCTCAACCTGAACGCGTGTCTTCGGTTCCCTGGGCAAAACAATCGTGATCATGCGCATGGGTTGATATCGCCCTCGGGTTTGACCCGGCGACAGGCTTGCAAAAGCCATGATTTGGGGCCTTCGGTATTTCAGGAAATTGCGGTCCTGCCGGAAAAAACTTCGCTCGCGAAAACTTTAAATTCTGGCGATGTGATCTGCTTATCGCGGAGTAAGATTTGATCGTCGAGAGGTAACGAAGTCAGCTTCCGACACGGTGCGGTCCCGTGACAGATTCACGGCGAGTGGGTCCGCGCCCGATATCGGTAGCTTTGCGGATGTGATTCGCACCGCACTGCGTTCGGCTCAGGCAGCGGAAGTAAAAAGGTCCTGCGGTTGGCGACGGTCTGATCCGGCAAGTCAGGGTAACGGTCGGTCACCGCCCTCGCTACCGTCCCCTGGCCAGGCTGCCCAGGATGCCGCGCACGATGGCGCGGCCGACGGAGGAGCCTACCGAACGCACCACCGACTTGATCGCGGCTTCGGCCACCGTCTGGCGGTTGGAGGACCGCCGTCCGCTTGTTCCCAAAACGTCGTCGAAGCCTGGAATGGTCCAGCGCGAGCCGCCGCTGTTCTGCTGCTGCGCCTGCGCCTCGGCGTCCTGCGCCTCCTTGGTCTTCTTCTGCAGGATCTCGAAGGCCGATTCGCGGTCCACCACCTGGTCGTACTGGCCGGCGACCGGGCTCTCGGCGATGATCTTGCGGCGCTCGTCGGGCGTGATCGGTCCAAGCCGAGAGGACGGCGGCCGGATCAGCGTGCGCTGGACCATGGCAGGGACGCCCTTGTCCTCCAGCATCGAGACCAGCGCCTCGCCGGTGGCGAGCTGGGTGATGGCGGTGGCGCAATCGAAATCGGGATTGGGCCGGAAGGTCTCGGCTGCAGTGCGCACCGCCTGCTGCTCGCGCGGCGTATAGGCGCGCAGCGCGTGCTGGATGCGGTTGCCGAGCTGGGCCAGAACCTTTTCCGGGATATCCAGCGGGTTCTGGGTGACGAAATAGACGCCGACGCCCTTGGAGCGGATCAGCCGCACCACCTGCTCGACGCGGTCGACCAGCACCTTCGGCGCGTCCTCGAACAACAGATGCGCCTCGTCGAAGAAGAAGACCAGCTTCGGCCGCTCGAGATCGCCGACTTCCGGCAATTCCTCGAACAGCTCCGACATCAGCCAGAGCAGGAAGGTGGCGTAAAGCCTGGGGTTCATCATCAGCTTGTCGGCGGCCAGAACGCTGACCGCGCCGCGGCCGTCGCGGGTGGTGCGCATAAGATCGGCGATGCGCAGCGCCGGCTCGCCGAAGAAGTTCGCGGCGCCTTGGCTTTCCAGGACCAGGAGCGTGCGCTGGATGGCGCCGACGGACGGTTTCGTGACATTGCCGTAGCGGGCGCTGAGCTCGTCGGCGCGCTCGGCGATGTTGGCAAGCAGGGACTGCAGGTCCTTGAGGTCGAGCAGCAACAACCCCTCCTCGTCGGCGATGCGGAAGGCGATGTTCATGACGCCTTCCTGCGCTTCCGTGAGGTTCATCAGCCGCGACATGAGCAGCGGTCCCATTTCCGAGATGGTGGCGCGGATCGGATGGCCCTGCTCGCCGAACAGGTCCCAGAAGATGACAGGGAATTCCTGGAACTGGTACGGATCGAGCTTCACCTCTCCGGCACGCTTGACCAGGAAATCCTTGGCCTCGCCCATCATGGCGATGCCGGACAGATCGCCCTTGATGTCGGCGCAAAAGACCGGCACGCCGGCGTTGGAAAAACCCTCGGCCAGGACCTGCAGGCTGACCGTCTTGCCGGTGCCGGTGGCACCGGTGATCAGCCCGTGGCGGTTGCCGTAGCGCAGCAGCAGCTCCTCGGCACGCTGGTAGGAATCGTCAGGCTTGCGGCTGGCGCCGATGAAGATGCTGGTGTCGTCAGCCATATGTCGGTCTCCGCAATCTGTTCCGTCAAAAAAACGCCCGGCCTCATCGGAGGTATAGTAACGCTGTGGCCGTGCGACAATGCCAATCATTGAAACGGCGCCGCCGGCGGAATTCGATCTTTTGAAGCTTGCGGATTTTGAGCATGTTTGGCAATCGGTTAGCGGCTGCCGGGGCAACCGCGACGGATGTCGCATTGTGATATCCGGCCGAGAACCTTAGACTGGTGGCTGATGCGGCAAGAGACGAGGAGTGCGATGGGCGCCGGCGCCTTGACCAGGGATGTCGACCTTCCGAACCCGGACGCCAAGCGCTGGCTGGCGCTGGCGGAAAAGGCGCTTGCCGGCAGTTCCTTCGAGGAGAAGCTCGTTTCGCATACCGATGACGGCATCCGCATCGAGCCGCTCAGCGAACGCTCGGCCAGCGCCGAGCCGCTGGTGCGCATCAATCCGACGTTGCCCTGGATCGTCAGCCAGCGCGTCGACGATCCGGACATCGTCCGCGCCAGCGCCCAGGCGCTGGAGGACATCGCGCAGGGCGCCACCGGCCTTTCGCTGGTTTTCGAGGGCGCGCCGAATGCCTTCGGCTACGGCCTGCCCAGAACCGCGGAAGCGCTGGAAAAGGTGCTCGACGGCGTGCCGCTCAACCGCATGCAGGTGCGCATCGACGCGCATCCGTGGAGCCGCGCCGTGGCCGATTGGCTGCTCGCCTTCCTGACCCGGCGCCGATCCGACCCGACAAAGCTCAACCTTTCCTTCGGCATCGACCCGGCGGCGATCTTCGCCGGCACCGGGCGGCTGCGCACCTCGATCGAGGCGCTGCAGGAATCGATGCCGCAGTCGCTGGCGCATTTCTTCTCGATGGGTGTGCCGGGTGCGCTGCTCGAAGCCGACGGCCGGGTCTTCCACAATGCCGGTGCCACCGAGGCGCAGGAACTCGGCACGATGATGGCTTCCGCCGTGTCCTATCTCAGGATGTTCGAAAAGGCGCGCCAGCCGCTGGTCTATGCCGCGCCCTATATCGGCTTTGCCCTCAGCGTCGACCAGGACCAGTTCCTGTCGATGGCCAAGGTGCGGGCGTTGCGCAAGCTCTGGGCGCGCATCCAGGAGGCCTGCTCGATCCCGGCCTCGACGGCTAACGTCCACGCCGAGACCTCCTACCGCATGATGACGGTTGCCGACCCGGAAACCAACATCCTGCGCACCGCGATCGCCGCCTTCGCCGCGGCGACCGGCGGCGCCGATTCCATCTCCATCCTGCCGCACACCATCGCGCATGGGCTGCCGGCCGGATTCGCGCGGCGGGTTGCCCGCAATGCACAGCTGATCATGGCGCATGAAAGCCATCTCCATCATGTCGCCGATCCGGCCAGCGGCTCCGGCGCGGTCGAGGCGCTGACCGACGAGCTTTGCGCGGCGGC
The window above is part of the Mesorhizobium sp. WSM4904 genome. Proteins encoded here:
- a CDS encoding YadA-like family protein — encoded protein: MNFRQERIIRRGSDRFAGNWVSGAADSRSLRRRLMAALRNAHRVLGMRRRGLGLGTMGSGRMLAVALGAIAFGGFATPALAQYAAGGGTATGGNAVAIGNGAKANNPNSLALGTSNNATGDASIAIGYSMGVNGLNAIGMGVFANATGVNALAVGGNARALADGASAFGVNTTASAANAVALGSTATASGSGSFAGGLSADATAINAVALGSNASASQANALALGESSTASGVSSTAIGGGAVSSGAQAISLGINANGGADDAVAIGTRAQATAIYAFAAGYQANAAGPAAVAIGNLARATGNTALALGGQALASGDGTVAVGQGAGAGSTTANTNSLAVGIAAGTLVSGAQNSAIGGGIASVMRGAGSGVTGARNVAFGTGDGSVAYDATLKASAGSLVTGNDNIAIGTNAGIGVTNNATTSIGYNAMARGTNAIAIGPQANATAINSAALGNVATASGQFALALGNSAVSSGVGSVAAGSGAQATDTSTTALGNNATATAASATALGLGATASGVNASAIGKSSNASAQDAIAFGTSAKADSAEAVAMGTNAVATGGKAVSIGSGNTAFGDGAVAIGDPSYASGTGAFTGGANNIANSDGTASATAANQAAGAVAIGNSNKAIGQGSVALGNGSTAGAAGFVGNVALGNGALATASSGDVALGSGSVTAVAVGTPSAVINGTTYAFQGTTPTSTVSIGAPGAERTLTNLAAGRISGSSTDAVNGSQLFATNQAVDSLASTVTNINTGGGIKYFHANSTLADSQALGADSVAIGPNAVANNAGDVAIGLNSVSGTTTAVGGTTIGGVSYTFAGTTPAGAFSVGAVGAERQIQNVAAGQLSGSSTDAVNGSQLFATNQQVTQNTTDIAANTADITTLGNTINNFAGDTSTAYTDANGDGIRYVRTNDTTLPVTDAFAQGVGSSALGYQATASAADALALGRGTQATILGGVALGAGSVSDRTVAPVSGSILSGTGLIPYNTTDLTLLGAVSVGNSTSYRQITNVADGTLDQDAVTLRQLKGALSSFAVTGTMYFHANSTASDSLAVGTDSVAIGPRTTVNGDNGIGMGNGAIVQQTAPGGIAIGQNSTVNQADSVALGTNATTNGAQAVALGAGATANEPGSVALGAGSTTAAAVATTGTTINGVAYTFAGTTPTSTVSVGSVGNERTVTNVAAGRISQTSTDAINGSQLYATNQAVEAVQGSVGNLTEFSVQYDKNPDGTKSNSLTLVGGDVNAPVVIHNVGAGTADTDAVNVKQLTDQLALNLTDSKTYTNQVAATTLQQANAYTDSKLSQLNMDMGEARGEARQAAAIGLAAASLRYDDRPGKLSVAAGGGYWRGEGAVAFGAGYTSEDGRARANVSGTTAGGHWGVGAGVSFTIN
- a CDS encoding AraC family transcriptional regulator; the protein is MRMITIVLPREPKTRVQVELGLAGARHQEAELRRDDDLPTVFSETDFDGRPLLNAKGGLSAKHTRQVQEFLGQNFSRKLSLAEMAAICDLSAYHFARAFSKTFGVPPHQYVLGLRLDFAEKLLVDRRMSITDIADLSGFSSQSHFTTMMKKYRNATPQQVRARQGRSQANE
- a CDS encoding helicase HerA-like C-terminal domain-containing protein, translated to MADDTSIFIGASRKPDDSYQRAEELLLRYGNRHGLITGATGTGKTVSLQVLAEGFSNAGVPVFCADIKGDLSGIAMMGEAKDFLVKRAGEVKLDPYQFQEFPVIFWDLFGEQGHPIRATISEMGPLLMSRLMNLTEAQEGVMNIAFRIADEEGLLLLDLKDLQSLLANIAERADELSARYGNVTKPSVGAIQRTLLVLESQGAANFFGEPALRIADLMRTTRDGRGAVSVLAADKLMMNPRLYATFLLWLMSELFEELPEVGDLERPKLVFFFDEAHLLFEDAPKVLVDRVEQVVRLIRSKGVGVYFVTQNPLDIPEKVLAQLGNRIQHALRAYTPREQQAVRTAAETFRPNPDFDCATAITQLATGEALVSMLEDKGVPAMVQRTLIRPPSSRLGPITPDERRKIIAESPVAGQYDQVVDRESAFEILQKKTKEAQDAEAQAQQQNSGGSRWTIPGFDDVLGTSGRRSSNRQTVAEAAIKSVVRSVGSSVGRAIVRGILGSLARGR
- a CDS encoding methylmalonyl-CoA mutase family protein, producing the protein MGAGALTRDVDLPNPDAKRWLALAEKALAGSSFEEKLVSHTDDGIRIEPLSERSASAEPLVRINPTLPWIVSQRVDDPDIVRASAQALEDIAQGATGLSLVFEGAPNAFGYGLPRTAEALEKVLDGVPLNRMQVRIDAHPWSRAVADWLLAFLTRRRSDPTKLNLSFGIDPAAIFAGTGRLRTSIEALQESMPQSLAHFFSMGVPGALLEADGRVFHNAGATEAQELGTMMASAVSYLRMFEKARQPLVYAAPYIGFALSVDQDQFLSMAKVRALRKLWARIQEACSIPASTANVHAETSYRMMTVADPETNILRTAIAAFAAATGGADSISILPHTIAHGLPAGFARRVARNAQLIMAHESHLHHVADPASGSGAVEALTDELCAAAWQEFQRIEAEGGVLNSLQQGYIQNRVQTAAAKRNAAYRAGERGIIGTTLFRVGSERPVETLPAERRPALTEGVAVCEPLFPVRIDQSIGAGS